Proteins found in one bacterium genomic segment:
- a CDS encoding sigma-70 family RNA polymerase sigma factor: NLQSDRQCEFLDLVEAHQGIVRKVSAMYAEQPAEREDLQQEILMQLWRSFPSFRGGSRFSTWMYRVALNTALMERRSRRSRLVATPLSDTSPVAARTPGSDPDVGRLQRYIRRLRELDRAVILLYLEQHTHQEIAEMTGLGRKNVGVRIVRIKRQLREWLTSSPAAVQTPGRAS, encoded by the coding sequence CGAATTTGCAGAGCGACCGACAGTGTGAGTTCCTGGACCTCGTCGAGGCGCACCAGGGCATCGTCCGCAAGGTGAGCGCGATGTACGCCGAGCAGCCGGCGGAACGCGAGGATCTGCAGCAGGAGATCCTGATGCAGCTCTGGCGATCGTTCCCGTCCTTTCGCGGTGGCTCGCGCTTTTCGACCTGGATGTACCGCGTGGCGCTCAATACGGCGTTGATGGAGCGTCGTTCTCGCCGGTCGCGGCTTGTCGCGACGCCACTGTCGGACACGAGCCCGGTGGCCGCGAGAACGCCCGGATCCGACCCCGACGTCGGACGGCTCCAGCGCTACATCCGCCGGCTCCGCGAGTTGGACCGCGCAGTGATCCTGCTTTACCTCGAGCAGCACACCCACCAGGAGATCGCCGAGATGACCGGGCTCGGCCGCAAGAACGTCGGCGTCCGCATCGTGCGGATCAAGCGACAACTCAGAGAGTGGCTGACGAGCTCGCCGGCTGCTGTTCAGACGCCAGGGAGAGCGTCATGA